One segment of Marvinbryantia formatexigens DSM 14469 DNA contains the following:
- a CDS encoding winged helix-turn-helix domain-containing protein encodes MGKMIVLTFSDSEECAFEKIMDTLSDSGEIDHSLHFPESSLAFPGLEISLKEKTVYLNHTPVNMTYPEFHTLTYMARHPGWVFTKKQIYEELYEDVQTENIDNSIYCLIRGLRKKIEADPGNPKYIQTVRGIGYKFTIPEE; translated from the coding sequence ATGGGGAAAATGATTGTCCTGACTTTTTCGGATTCTGAAGAATGTGCATTCGAAAAGATTATGGATACATTGTCTGATTCAGGGGAAATAGACCATTCATTGCATTTCCCTGAATCAAGTCTTGCCTTTCCTGGATTGGAAATTTCTCTGAAAGAAAAAACAGTATACTTAAACCATACCCCTGTTAATATGACTTATCCGGAATTCCATACGCTTACATATATGGCAAGGCATCCCGGATGGGTATTTACAAAGAAGCAGATTTATGAAGAACTCTATGAAGATGTGCAGACGGAAAATATAGATAATAGTATTTATTGTTTGATTCGTGGGCTAAGGAAGAAAATAGAGGCAGATCCAGGAAATCCAAAGTATATACAGACTGTCCGAGGCATAGGGTACAAATTTACAATCCCAGAGGAGTAA
- a CDS encoding helix-turn-helix domain-containing protein codes for MEYMSCPEAAKKWGISERRVQKLCEDNRIPGISKIGYMWLIPKDAQKPKDKRYKKIKSTQ; via the coding sequence ATGGAATATATGTCTTGCCCCGAAGCAGCGAAAAAATGGGGCATTTCAGAAAGACGAGTACAGAAACTTTGTGAGGACAATCGAATACCGGGTATTTCAAAAATCGGTTATATGTGGCTGATACCAAAAGACGCGCAGAAACCAAAAGATAAAAGATACAAAAAAATCAAATCTACACAATAG
- a CDS encoding glycoside hydrolase family 3 N-terminal domain-containing protein: MSIKHFVANNCELHRNESSSNMSERTLRELYLKGFEIAVKESSPMTVMASYNMVNGVYATNNHDTLVKVLRNEWGFEGMVMSDWDSITCERGDSMKARTADILKAPAAQCNLIMPGRPDQIEALERGVEEGLVKLDDLKRCAARVLEMVAGNTVYKYKIQE, encoded by the coding sequence ATGAGCATCAAGCATTTTGTGGCAAATAACTGTGAACTTCACAGGAATGAATCCTCCTCCAATATGAGTGAAAGAACGCTTCGGGAGCTGTATCTGAAAGGCTTTGAGATTGCGGTAAAGGAATCTTCGCCAATGACCGTGATGGCTTCCTATAATATGGTCAATGGAGTTTATGCTACGAATAACCATGATACTCTGGTAAAGGTTCTGCGGAATGAATGGGGATTTGAAGGCATGGTAATGAGTGACTGGGATTCTATCACATGTGAACGGGGAGACAGTATGAAAGCCAGAACAGCGGATATTTTAAAAGCCCCGGCGGCACAGTGCAATCTGATCATGCCGGGCCGTCCGGATCAGATCGAAGCATTAGAAAGAGGTGTGGAGGAAGGTCTGGTAAAGCTGGACGATCTGAAGCGGTGTGCGGCAAGAGTGCTGGAAATGGTAGCAGGAAATACTGTATACAAATATAAAATACAGGAATAA
- a CDS encoding sensor histidine kinase, which produces MRKQLHSLTKWILFESITISIGATCTFLSVQTIAVKFFDHQLGEDPIISLGMLFPMGILVATLSFSFSLYLIRYFLKLSHGLAQIADGDYDTLLDEDHAGPLREVYHDFNQMGRELKSVRALKEDFTNEFSHEFKTPLTSISGFAHLLLERDLPKEQREKYLQIIANEADRLTELTKNQLLLSNLETQQLPPDKEPYSLDEQIRTCVICLYPQCQEKNIDVSVELSPMTYYGNQELMQHVWQNLIGNAVKYTPEHGRITISSKETDSVYEISVSDTGIGMTEEEIQKIFQKYYQVKKEKSSKGLGLGLPIAARIVELYNGRISVSSIPGKGTVFTVFLTF; this is translated from the coding sequence TTGAGGAAGCAGCTTCACAGCCTGACAAAATGGATTCTTTTTGAATCTATTACGATTTCCATTGGAGCAACCTGTACATTTCTGTCAGTGCAGACGATTGCTGTCAAATTTTTTGACCACCAGCTTGGCGAAGATCCAATAATTTCTCTTGGTATGCTATTTCCGATGGGCATTCTGGTTGCCACCCTGTCGTTCTCTTTCAGCCTGTATCTGATCCGGTATTTCCTTAAATTGTCCCACGGACTGGCTCAGATTGCTGACGGGGATTATGATACGCTGCTGGATGAAGACCATGCCGGTCCCCTCCGTGAGGTTTACCACGATTTTAACCAGATGGGACGGGAGCTGAAAAGCGTCAGAGCACTAAAAGAGGATTTTACCAATGAATTCTCCCATGAATTTAAAACGCCACTGACGTCCATCAGCGGATTTGCCCATCTGCTCCTGGAACGCGACCTGCCAAAAGAACAGCGGGAAAAATACCTGCAGATTATAGCAAACGAAGCGGACCGCCTCACAGAGCTTACCAAAAACCAGCTTCTCCTTTCCAATCTGGAAACCCAGCAGCTTCCGCCGGATAAAGAGCCCTATTCCCTGGATGAACAGATCCGTACCTGTGTGATCTGCCTTTATCCGCAATGCCAGGAAAAAAATATTGACGTATCCGTGGAACTGTCGCCCATGACCTATTATGGAAATCAGGAACTGATGCAGCATGTATGGCAGAACCTCATAGGCAACGCAGTGAAATACACGCCAGAGCACGGGCGTATCACGATTTCTTCAAAAGAAACGGACTCCGTTTATGAAATATCGGTTTCCGACACCGGAATCGGTATGACAGAAGAGGAAATACAAAAGATTTTTCAGAAATACTATCAGGTAAAGAAAGAGAAATCTTCCAAGGGTCTCGGACTGGGGCTTCCGATTGCAGCCAGAATCGTTGAGTTGTATAACGGCAGAATTTCTGTAAGCAGCATTCCGGGAAAAGGAACTGTTTTCACCGTTTTCCTGACCTTTTAA
- a CDS encoding helix-turn-helix transcriptional regulator, translating into MAKRPVPLYDFAAFGQAIKAARTGRNESRKKVSDEMNISPRYLANIENKGQQPSLQIFYELVTRYDISVDQFFFLDKAAEKSTQRRQLDTLLDSISDKDIRIVTATAKEIAEVENEN; encoded by the coding sequence ATGGCAAAAAGACCAGTACCTTTATATGACTTTGCAGCTTTCGGGCAAGCCATAAAAGCAGCGCGGACAGGCAGAAATGAAAGCCGCAAGAAAGTAAGCGACGAAATGAACATTTCCCCTCGCTACCTTGCGAATATTGAGAATAAAGGGCAACAGCCAAGCCTGCAAATCTTTTATGAGCTTGTTACCCGTTATGACATATCCGTAGACCAATTCTTTTTCCTGGATAAGGCAGCGGAAAAATCGACGCAAAGGCGGCAGCTCGACACGCTGCTTGACAGCATAAGCGATAAGGACATACGGATTGTTACCGCAACGGCGAAAGAAATTGCAGAAGTCGAAAACGAAAATTGA
- the tnpA gene encoding IS200/IS605 family transposase encodes MAKKANSLAHTKWMCKYHIVFTPKYRRKMIYNQYKEDLRDIIKQLCNYKGVEIIEGHLMPDHIHMLVSIPPKISVSSFMGYLKGKSALMMFDRHANLKYKFGNRHFWAEGYYVSTVGLNEDTIKKYIQEQERADIMMDKLSVKEYEDPFRGSR; translated from the coding sequence ATGGCGAAGAAAGCCAACTCACTTGCACATACAAAGTGGATGTGTAAGTATCATATCGTCTTCACACCAAAGTATAGACGAAAAATGATTTACAATCAATACAAAGAAGACCTAAGAGATATTATAAAACAACTTTGTAATTATAAAGGTGTTGAAATAATAGAAGGTCATCTTATGCCAGACCATATTCATATGCTGGTAAGTATTCCGCCCAAAATAAGTGTATCAAGTTTCATGGGATATTTGAAAGGGAAAAGTGCCCTAATGATGTTTGACCGCCACGCAAATCTGAAATATAAATTTGGGAACAGACATTTTTGGGCAGAAGGATACTATGTCAGCACAGTAGGTCTCAATGAGGACACCATAAAGAAGTACATTCAGGAGCAAGAGAGAGCGGATATTATGATGGATAAATTGAGCGTGAAAGAATATGAGGACCCCTTTAGGGGTAGTCGGTAA
- a CDS encoding ATP-dependent nuclease — MIRLTKVRIHQYKSIENALDMDVESDITVLMGKNEAGKTNILEALAKSRYFDREDKKFCYDPLPDYPRRRKKILDSQETTPLAVTATYQVSELLLEQIQKEMLLEAKSSQFSRITDYRGRHQVVESGFDYDLYEFWETYVSRKEPCLERYRRLLASIRTKEAFQEFYKQEAPSCSMEEKNALRNIEKFFRNPHRWANPLNEYVYRTYLLPNLPKFMYYDECYMLPSRISLDRLQNEEELTPQERTAKAFLMLADIDVDQVVHGGCFENYKSELETAQGRLNEELLKYWSANRNLRIEFEIVREELPEAQPEKKRRFFLFGKKEKAEPRYTNWLEIRIRDVQSMISLPLENRSKGFNWFFSFWVWFKAIREYEEVPYILLLDEPGMHLHATAQRDLVDFMKDLSAKYQIVYTTHSPYMLEELKEKVYCVENEGKGTTIYRLDEKD; from the coding sequence ATGATAAGATTAACGAAGGTAAGGATCCATCAGTATAAAAGTATTGAAAATGCACTGGATATGGATGTGGAAAGCGATATTACCGTGCTCATGGGAAAAAATGAAGCCGGGAAAACGAATATACTGGAAGCACTGGCGAAATCCCGTTATTTTGACCGGGAGGATAAAAAATTCTGTTACGACCCGCTCCCGGATTATCCGAGGCGGAGGAAGAAAATACTGGACAGCCAGGAGACGACGCCGCTCGCCGTAACGGCAACGTACCAGGTATCGGAGCTTCTGCTGGAGCAGATCCAGAAGGAGATGCTGTTAGAGGCAAAAAGCAGCCAATTTTCCAGAATTACGGATTACAGGGGCAGGCACCAGGTTGTGGAAAGCGGGTTCGATTACGACCTTTATGAGTTCTGGGAAACTTATGTCTCCCGGAAGGAACCCTGTCTGGAACGATACCGCAGGCTTCTCGCATCCATCCGGACAAAGGAAGCCTTCCAGGAGTTCTACAAACAGGAAGCGCCAAGCTGCAGCATGGAGGAAAAGAACGCCCTCCGGAATATAGAAAAATTCTTCCGGAATCCACATAGATGGGCAAACCCGCTGAATGAGTATGTATACCGCACTTATCTGTTGCCAAATCTACCTAAGTTTATGTATTACGATGAGTGCTATATGCTGCCCTCACGGATCTCCCTGGACAGGCTGCAGAACGAAGAAGAATTAACACCGCAGGAGCGGACAGCAAAAGCATTCCTGATGCTGGCGGACATTGACGTGGATCAGGTAGTCCACGGCGGGTGCTTTGAAAATTATAAGTCTGAACTGGAGACTGCCCAGGGAAGGCTGAATGAAGAGCTGCTGAAATACTGGTCCGCCAACCGGAACCTGCGGATTGAGTTTGAGATCGTCCGGGAAGAACTGCCGGAGGCACAGCCGGAGAAAAAACGCAGGTTCTTCCTGTTCGGGAAAAAAGAAAAGGCAGAGCCCCGGTATACAAACTGGCTGGAGATTCGGATCAGGGATGTGCAGTCCATGATTTCACTCCCATTGGAAAACAGGAGTAAAGGCTTCAACTGGTTCTTTTCTTTCTGGGTGTGGTTTAAGGCAATCCGGGAATATGAAGAAGTGCCATACATCCTGCTTTTAGATGAACCGGGGATGCATCTCCATGCAACAGCCCAGCGCGACCTGGTAGATTTTATGAAGGATTTATCTGCGAAATACCAGATCGTTTATACAACGCATTCCCCGTATATGCTGGAGGAACTGAAGGAAAAGGTATACTGTGTGGAAAATGAAGGGAAAGGAACAACCATATATCGCCTAGACGAAAAAGATTAG
- a CDS encoding response regulator transcription factor, translating to MSKILIVEDDISIQALLHDFIQEAGHSVVLAADGVEALAKYSEQTFDLVLLDIMLPKIDGYGVCEVIRQKSNVPIIMLTALDNEENQIKGLDLQADDYITKPFSMPVLLRKIAAVLRRSSRQDDVPQTINYKDLTLDLDGYKVYNGQESVDLTPREFEILRELLTHKGRILTRQNLLQTLWKYEFFGEERIIDTHIKNLRKKLGTADYIETIRGVGYRIDKEN from the coding sequence ATGAGTAAAATCTTGATTGTTGAGGACGATATATCCATACAGGCACTATTGCATGATTTTATACAAGAAGCCGGACACAGCGTTGTACTGGCTGCTGACGGTGTGGAAGCCCTTGCAAAATATTCTGAACAGACTTTCGACTTGGTACTACTTGATATTATGCTTCCCAAAATAGACGGTTACGGTGTTTGCGAGGTTATCCGGCAAAAATCCAACGTGCCTATTATCATGCTTACAGCACTGGATAACGAAGAAAATCAAATAAAGGGCTTAGACTTGCAAGCTGACGACTATATTACGAAGCCGTTTTCTATGCCAGTTCTATTGCGGAAAATAGCTGCTGTTCTGCGGCGTTCATCAAGGCAAGATGACGTGCCGCAAACTATAAACTATAAGGATTTAACACTGGATTTGGACGGTTACAAAGTTTATAACGGTCAAGAAAGTGTTGACCTTACTCCCCGCGAGTTTGAAATACTGCGAGAATTGCTGACCCACAAAGGCAGGATATTGACACGACAAAATCTGTTGCAAACACTTTGGAAATATGAATTTTTCGGGGAGGAGCGCATTATTGATACGCATATAAAAAACCTACGGAAAAAACTTGGTACTGCTGACTACATAGAAACGATTAGAGGGGTGGGATATAGAATTGATAAAGAGAATTAG
- a CDS encoding response regulator transcription factor yields MVTILIAEDNDNIRLLISERLRPFYTILLASDGMEALEILESRHVDLLLTDVMMPGMDGFELIKEIRRNGFKLPALILTAKQSFNDKRIGFSIGTDDYMTKPVNYEELHWRIDALLRRADITNARKIVIGETVLDEATYTLSKASCSIELPKKEFELLYKLLSYPGIIFTKSQLLDDIWGFDSDSSEDTVKTHISRLRSRVSDFTEFQIITIKGLGYKAVLGASHE; encoded by the coding sequence ATGGTTACTATATTAATTGCGGAAGATAATGATAATATCCGCCTGCTTATTTCAGAAAGGTTAAGACCTTTCTATACCATCCTTCTCGCATCTGACGGCATGGAAGCCTTAGAGATTCTGGAATCCAGGCATGTCGATCTGCTGCTGACAGATGTCATGATGCCGGGTATGGACGGTTTTGAGTTAATTAAGGAAATCCGCCGGAACGGCTTCAAGCTGCCTGCATTAATCTTAACAGCGAAACAGTCTTTCAACGATAAAAGGATCGGGTTTTCCATCGGGACGGACGACTACATGACAAAACCGGTAAACTATGAAGAACTGCATTGGCGGATCGACGCATTGCTGCGCCGTGCGGATATTACAAATGCACGGAAAATCGTAATTGGGGAAACCGTACTGGACGAAGCAACTTATACTTTAAGTAAAGCTTCCTGCTCCATAGAACTTCCCAAAAAAGAATTTGAATTATTATATAAGCTGCTTTCTTATCCGGGAATCATTTTTACAAAAAGCCAGTTGCTTGACGATATCTGGGGATTTGATTCCGACAGCTCCGAGGATACTGTCAAAACGCACATCAGCAGGCTGCGCAGCCGGGTGTCTGATTTTACGGAATTTCAGATTATCACAATCAAAGGGCTCGGATATAAAGCCGTTTTAGGTGCATCGCATGAATAA
- a CDS encoding helix-turn-helix domain-containing protein has translation MQMIRDGNLNYKTIFDQASTVSHGVQVNSDNPMQQIQTTYIVFISLCVRAAIEGGLSPDTAYALGDCYIQSIIDCRTVSEAMAIGHTMYEDFIQRVHKYKCSQNVSQTIQSCCDYIQMHIEDELPLQNLAKYFGYTDYYFSRKFKKEMGVSYNEYLKAERIRHSQTLLKTTTLSLQEISAQLHFCSRTYFTDAFKSITGISPADYRQKYKRN, from the coding sequence ATGCAGATGATCCGGGATGGAAACCTGAATTATAAAACCATTTTCGACCAGGCCAGCACGGTCAGTCATGGCGTTCAGGTTAATTCTGACAATCCTATGCAGCAGATCCAGACTACTTATATCGTATTTATTTCATTATGCGTCCGTGCAGCCATCGAAGGCGGGCTCTCGCCGGATACGGCTTACGCCTTGGGCGATTGCTATATCCAAAGCATTATCGACTGCAGAACAGTCTCTGAGGCTATGGCAATCGGACACACCATGTACGAAGATTTTATCCAGAGAGTCCACAAATATAAATGCAGTCAAAATGTTTCACAGACCATCCAAAGCTGCTGCGACTATATTCAGATGCACATAGAAGATGAACTTCCGCTGCAGAATCTCGCAAAATACTTTGGCTATACAGACTACTATTTTTCAAGAAAGTTTAAAAAAGAAATGGGAGTATCTTACAATGAATATTTAAAAGCTGAGAGAATCCGTCATTCCCAGACTTTATTAAAAACAACGACGCTCAGCCTTCAGGAAATCAGCGCGCAGCTTCATTTTTGCTCCCGTACCTATTTCACGGACGCATTTAAATCCATTACCGGTATCTCCCCTGCTGATTACCGGCAAAAATATAAAAGAAATTAG
- a CDS encoding plasmid mobilization protein, whose amino-acid sequence MDGRKRTVQIKFRVTEAERDLILEKMKLVPTRNMEAYLRKMAIDGYIIQVDHSDIKAMTAEIQKIGVNVNQIAKRVNSTGSVYQEDIEEIKGVLNEIWRLQRLSLLKAR is encoded by the coding sequence ATGGACGGACGCAAAAGAACGGTACAAATCAAGTTTAGAGTAACAGAAGCGGAACGGGATTTAATTCTTGAAAAAATGAAGCTCGTTCCTACCCGGAACATGGAAGCCTATTTGCGGAAAATGGCAATCGACGGGTACATTATCCAAGTAGACCATAGCGACATAAAAGCTATGACAGCGGAGATACAGAAAATCGGTGTCAACGTCAATCAGATTGCAAAACGCGTGAACAGTACGGGCAGCGTCTATCAAGAGGACATAGAGGAAATTAAGGGGGTACTTAATGAGATATGGCGGTTACAAAGATTAAGCCTATTAAAAGCACGTTGA
- a CDS encoding efflux RND transporter permease subunit gives MNGVSKFVVKKKGLIVALVLLLTVVFTWLFFQVKINYNMTDYLPEDANSTVALNVMETEFGEAIPNCNVLIRDLSIEEALGTKAQLEEIDGIEKVSWLDDVVDLKMPLEVQDQDMIDDYYRNGDALFSVTIADGQERAATDHIMETFGDDVLMNGNAVEQADSQRLAITETVKAICVLGPLIILILMIATTSWLEPFIYLTAIGAAVLINLGTEIFRGEISYVTLAVAPMLQMAVSLDYAVFLSASFSKRRKTCKDDATAMQYAMKDSMKSIAASALTTIFGFFALTLMDFKIGPDMGISLVKGVILSFVSCMTFLPAAILLLNKWIDKTRHRRFLPDFTGAGKVAVKIRNPIFLVVAVLAVFCYLGQGKNQFTYGSGDAAGNTEASVAIKEEFGETNTMVLMVPNTNRNYEKVLCNEIEQMDHVTDVMSYTTEVGAEIPPEYLSDDIRENFYGEHYARIIIYSDLPDECDEAFTLVENVRGSARELYGDDVLSCGQSANLYDMKNTIEADNTLVNIVTVAAIYVILLIMLKSWILPIILILTIKIAIWINMAIPFFAGSSLIYLGYLVVSTVQMGATIDYAILLADHYLENRKKWRAKEAMEKTMGEVIPSVLVSASILAIAGFALALVSSNDMVVALGILIGRGALLPLLVVHIFLPALLILLDKLIFTDKRVPVTMWEMEYYKGDEKNAAASRRPESEGKAAGRTGFLGVKQEETYEDLDDTDIWTGGKE, from the coding sequence ATGAACGGGGTTTCAAAATTTGTTGTGAAAAAGAAAGGGCTTATTGTAGCGCTGGTGCTGCTCCTGACGGTTGTTTTTACCTGGCTCTTTTTTCAGGTAAAAATCAACTACAATATGACGGATTACCTGCCGGAGGATGCAAACTCCACTGTTGCGCTGAACGTTATGGAGACAGAGTTTGGCGAAGCCATTCCAAACTGTAACGTGCTGATCAGGGATCTGTCGATAGAAGAGGCGCTGGGGACAAAGGCGCAGCTTGAAGAAATCGACGGCATTGAAAAGGTAAGCTGGCTGGACGATGTGGTTGACTTAAAAATGCCGCTGGAAGTCCAGGACCAGGATATGATCGATGATTATTACCGGAACGGGGATGCCCTGTTTTCTGTCACAATCGCTGACGGGCAGGAGCGGGCGGCTACGGACCATATCATGGAAACCTTCGGCGATGATGTCCTGATGAATGGGAATGCTGTGGAACAGGCGGATTCCCAGAGGCTTGCCATCACAGAGACGGTAAAGGCAATCTGTGTGCTGGGACCGCTTATTATCCTGATCCTGATGATTGCCACCACAAGCTGGCTGGAACCGTTTATCTATCTGACGGCGATCGGCGCGGCAGTGCTGATCAACCTGGGAACGGAAATTTTCCGGGGCGAAATCTCTTATGTGACACTGGCGGTAGCGCCCATGCTGCAGATGGCAGTATCCCTGGATTATGCGGTATTCCTGTCAGCCAGCTTCTCGAAGCGGAGGAAAACCTGCAAAGACGACGCGACGGCAATGCAGTATGCGATGAAGGATTCCATGAAATCCATTGCAGCCAGCGCCCTGACAACGATTTTCGGATTTTTCGCCCTGACCCTGATGGATTTCAAGATCGGTCCCGATATGGGGATCAGCCTTGTAAAGGGCGTGATCCTGAGCTTTGTTTCCTGTATGACTTTCCTGCCGGCGGCGATCCTTCTGCTGAATAAGTGGATCGATAAGACCCGCCACAGAAGGTTTCTGCCTGACTTTACCGGCGCGGGAAAAGTGGCGGTAAAAATCCGCAACCCGATTTTTCTTGTGGTAGCTGTCCTTGCAGTATTCTGCTATCTGGGGCAGGGAAAGAACCAGTTTACCTATGGTTCCGGGGATGCCGCGGGAAATACGGAAGCATCGGTTGCAATCAAAGAGGAATTTGGCGAGACAAATACAATGGTCCTTATGGTTCCCAATACAAACCGGAATTATGAAAAAGTGCTTTGCAACGAAATTGAGCAGATGGACCATGTGACGGATGTCATGTCCTATACCACCGAGGTGGGGGCAGAGATTCCGCCGGAATACCTGTCGGATGATATCCGGGAAAATTTCTACGGCGAGCATTATGCGAGAATCATCATCTATTCGGATCTTCCGGATGAATGCGATGAGGCGTTTACCCTGGTGGAAAATGTACGAGGTTCAGCCAGAGAGCTGTACGGGGACGATGTATTATCCTGCGGGCAGAGCGCAAACCTCTACGATATGAAGAACACCATAGAGGCGGATAATACCCTGGTAAATATTGTAACGGTAGCTGCAATTTATGTAATCCTGCTGATCATGCTGAAATCCTGGATCCTGCCGATCATTCTGATCCTGACGATTAAGATCGCAATCTGGATCAACATGGCGATCCCGTTCTTTGCGGGAAGCAGCCTGATCTACCTCGGCTATCTGGTGGTAAGCACGGTACAGATGGGAGCGACCATTGATTATGCGATCCTACTGGCTGACCATTATCTGGAAAACAGGAAGAAATGGCGGGCGAAGGAAGCAATGGAAAAGACCATGGGAGAGGTGATACCGTCCGTTCTGGTGTCTGCTTCGATCCTTGCGATTGCCGGATTCGCGCTGGCGCTGGTTTCTTCCAATGATATGGTAGTGGCGCTGGGAATCCTGATCGGCAGAGGCGCACTGCTTCCGCTGCTGGTGGTACATATTTTCCTTCCGGCATTGCTGATCTTACTGGACAAGCTGATTTTCACGGATAAGCGTGTGCCGGTTACCATGTGGGAAATGGAATATTACAAGGGTGATGAAAAAAATGCAGCAGCTTCCAGACGTCCGGAAAGTGAGGGAAAAGCTGCAGGCAGAACCGGTTTCCTGGGTGTGAAGCAGGAAGAAACGTATGAAGATCTTGATGATACTGATATCTGGACAGGAGGTAAAGAATGA
- a CDS encoding HAMP domain-containing sensor histidine kinase — protein sequence MIKRIRSKLSVKVFLFTTILMIACSTITCTCIYHFAPYVYKYTLSDIEYLIYQFAEELSGYSCEESPIFFDVCSNILYEQYDNEYSLHIFTSSGEELTLSDLDIPTGKRIEDFDTFQKTESTPIYFQDGTEQYFLIIVQNTDKQSQIVEALNKTIPILSVVILCTSTLAAFFYTWYMTAPIKKVSKLSRQMAAMDFNGFCPTGRTDEIGVLSNSLNTLSQKLTTALSELQATNQKLQADIDMERQLEQQRIEFFSAASHELKTPITIIKGQLQGMLYQVGRYKDRETYLAQSLEVTNTLEKMVQELLTISRLDTPGYTCKKSDIDFSKLTNERLAAYEDLFMQKELTVEKSIIPGLYVSGDIQLLQKVIDNLLGNAATYSGAGNYISVKLWKEFEKVNLTIENIGVHIPDEDIPKLFEAFYRVDHSRNRQTGGTGLGLYIVKTILELHGAKIKIANSVQGVIVSIQF from the coding sequence TTGATAAAGAGAATTAGAAGTAAATTATCAGTTAAAGTTTTTCTTTTCACTACAATATTGATGATTGCGTGTTCAACAATAACCTGCACTTGTATATATCACTTTGCCCCTTACGTTTACAAATACACGCTTTCTGATATTGAATATCTCATTTATCAGTTTGCAGAAGAATTGTCGGGATATAGTTGTGAAGAAAGCCCTATCTTTTTTGACGTTTGCTCTAATATTCTTTACGAGCAATATGATAACGAGTATAGTTTGCATATTTTTACAAGCTCTGGCGAAGAACTTACACTATCAGATTTAGATATTCCCACAGGAAAAAGAATTGAGGATTTTGATACTTTTCAAAAAACAGAAAGCACTCCTATATATTTTCAAGATGGAACCGAACAATACTTTTTGATTATTGTTCAAAACACAGACAAACAAAGCCAAATAGTAGAAGCACTTAATAAAACTATTCCGATTTTAAGTGTAGTTATTCTTTGCACATCTACTCTTGCTGCATTTTTCTATACATGGTATATGACCGCGCCCATTAAAAAAGTTAGTAAACTTTCAAGGCAAATGGCAGCTATGGATTTCAACGGGTTTTGCCCTACTGGACGTACTGATGAAATAGGTGTGTTGTCTAACAGTCTAAATACACTTTCACAGAAATTGACGACGGCACTTTCTGAATTACAGGCGACTAATCAAAAACTGCAAGCAGATATTGATATGGAAAGACAGCTTGAACAGCAGCGGATAGAGTTTTTTTCAGCGGCTTCCCATGAATTGAAAACGCCTATTACTATTATTAAAGGGCAGCTTCAAGGTATGCTCTATCAAGTAGGACGATATAAAGATAGGGAAACATACCTTGCACAATCCTTAGAAGTTACAAATACTTTGGAAAAAATGGTGCAGGAGCTTTTGACAATTTCCCGTTTAGACACACCGGGATATACCTGTAAAAAATCCGATATTGATTTTAGTAAACTCACAAATGAACGTCTGGCAGCGTATGAAGATTTATTCATGCAAAAAGAACTGACCGTTGAAAAATCCATAATACCGGGGCTTTATGTTTCGGGCGATATTCAGTTGCTTCAAAAGGTAATAGATAACCTTTTAGGAAATGCAGCAACATATTCGGGAGCAGGAAATTATATATCGGTCAAGTTATGGAAAGAATTTGAAAAAGTAAACCTCACGATTGAAAATATAGGCGTACATATCCCGGACGAGGATATTCCAAAATTATTTGAAGCATTTTACAGGGTAGACCATTCACGAAACCGGCAGACGGGCGGCACAGGATTAGGCTTATATATTGTGAAAACAATTCTGGAACTGCATGGGGCAAAAATAAAAATTGCTAATTCTGTTCAAGGTGTTATCGTTTCCATACAGTTTTAG